CCCTGTTCGATCTCTACGAGTTCGGCCGCGTCAACTACGAAGACGCGCTGCGCAACGCCGACTCGGTGAACGATCTGCGCCTGCAGATCAAGCTGAACAGCGAACGCGCGCGCAGCGGCGACCTCTCATCCGGCACCGAGCACCTGACGATCGTTTAGAGTTGGGTGCATGAACGCACCCACTCGCAACTACGACCCCATCCCGCCGCGCAAGGTGGCGTTTCTCGGCCTCGGCGTGATGGGTTATCCCATGGCCGGCCACCTGGCACGCGCCGGCCATCGCGTCACGGTCTACAACCGCACGCCGGCCAAGGCCGAGGCCTGGGTGAAGGAATATGGCGGCGCGAGCGCGGCCACGCCCGCGGCAGCGGCGGCCGGCGCCGAGTTCGTGTTTGCCTGCGTCGGCAACGACGACGATCTGCGCTCGGTGGTGCTGGGTGAGCAGGGCGCTTTCGCTGGCATGGCGGCCGGCGCCATCTTTGTGGATCACACCACCGCCTCGGCCGAGGTGGCGCGCGAGCTGCACGCCGCCGCGCGCGCCAGTGGCCTGCAGTTCGTGGATGCGCCCGTGTCGGGCGGCCAGGCGGGCGCGGTGAATGGCGCCCTCACCGTGATGTGCGGCGGCGATGCCGCAGCCTTCGCGGCGGCCCAGTCGGTGGCGCTGGCGTTTGCGCGCGCGGTCACCCTGGTGGGTGCACCGGGCGCCGGCCAGCTCGCCAAGATGGTGAACCAGATCTGCATCGCCGGGCTGGTGCAAGGCCTCGCCGAGGCGATCGCCTTCGGTCAGAAGGCGGGCCTGGACATGAAGCAGGTGCTGGACGTGATCGGCAAGGGCGCGGCGCAGAGCTGGCAGATGGACAACCGCGGCAAGACCATGGTGGACGACCAGTTCAACTTCGGCTTCGCGGTGGACTGGATGCGCAAGGATCTAGGCCTGGTGCTGGACGAGGCGCGCCGCAACGGTGCGCGCCTGCCGGTCACCGCGGTGGTGGACCAGTTCTACGCCGATGTGCAGGCCCTGGGCGGCGGGCGCTGGGATACCTCCAGCCTGATCAAGCGGCTGAAGTAAGGCTTACTTGGTCGGTGCGGGCTTGGGCGTGATGCGCGCAAGCTCTTCCTCGCTGATGATCTCGAAGGCGCGCACCACCTTCTGCACGCCGCTGACGCCGCGCGCCACTTCGCTGGCGCGATGCGCCTCGCGCTCGGTGACGCGACCCATCAGGTAGACATTGCCGCGCTCCACCACGGTGTAGAAGGCGTTGGACATCAGGTCGCGTGCATCCAGCAGGCTGGCCTTGACCTTGCCGGCGATGAAGACATCGTTGGAGCGGCTGGAGATCGAACTCAGCATGCCCACACCCACCTCGTTGAGCACGCGGTTGACGTTCTCCACCTGGGCGGCGATCTGCTCGGCGCGCGCGCGGTCTTCGTCGTTGCGGGTCTCGCCCGTCAACAGCACCATGCGGTTGTAGCTGTTGACGCTGATGTGCACGCGATCGCCCAGCTGCTCGCGCAGGCGGGCGCCGACCTTGAACTCGATGCCCTCGTCTTCCACCTGCGTGCCCGAGGTGCGGCGGTCGGTGGCCATCAGCGCACCGCCCACCATCGCACCGCCCACCACCAGGGGGGCACAGGCGCTGCCCAGCAGGGCGGCGGCGAGCGTGGCAAGCAGGGCCAGGCGGCGGGTGGGGCTGGAGTTCGACGGGGTCATGGGCGGCTCTGGTAGGTGGTGGGGGCGCGGCTCATTCGCCGGCGCCCAGAAGTTGCAGATCGACGGCGTCGCACAGGCAATGCGCCAGCAGGCGATGCGCCTCGGCCACGCGGGCCTGGCGGCTGTGCGGCACCTTCAGCTGCACATCGGTGTCGAGCAGCAGGCCGCGGATTTCCTCGTCCTGGCTGCCGGTGAGGGCGATCACGCTCATGTCCTGCGCATGCGCCGCGTCCAGCAGCGGCTTGAGCGCATGGGCGTTGGCGGCCTGGGCCTCGAACAGCAGCAGCAGGTCGCCGGGATGGCCCAGGGTCTGGATCTGGCGCGTCAGCGCGGCGGCGCTGTCGGGGGTGCTGGTGCCCAGCTGCGCCTGGGCATCGAGGCTCCAGGCGGCCAGCCCGGGTCGGTCTTGTTCGAAGCGGCCCACCAACAGGGCCGCCAGGTAGCTGGCATCCAGCGCCGAGGCGCCGAGGCCGCAGCACAGCACGCGACCGCCGCCGGTGATGCCGTCCACCAGCATTTGCGCCGCGGTGGCGACGGGGCGGGACAGCGCCTCGGCCACTTGGTAGAGCAGGTCGGCGCTTTCGAAGAATTGTTGCTGTATGCGTTGTTCAAGCATGTGGCGGCATCATAAGCGAGCAAGCAGGGTCTACCCTTGCTCGGCGTCGAAGGCGGCAGGTAACCAAGTGATGGTCTCGCCGTCCAGCGCCAGCACGTCGAAACGGCAGGGTGGCGGCGTGGCCTGGCGCAGCAGGTAATGCCGGGCCGCGAACACGATGCGCCGCTGCTTGGTGCCGGTGACGCTGGCCGCCGCGCCGCCATGGCTGGTGCTGGCGCGTGCCCGCACCTCCACGAACACCAGCGTGCCATCGCGGTCCAGCATGATCAGGTCGACCTCGCCGCCGCGCGCATGCGGCCCGCGCGCCACCCGATAATTGCGCCTCACCAGCCTCAAGCCCTGTTGCTGGAGGTAATGCAGGGCGCGGTCTTCGGCCGCATCGCCCTGCGCTTTCGTGGAGCTCCACTTGAACATAGACGCCTCCCTGCTGATGCAGGCCGCCGCTGCGGCGGCTGGCATGCAGCAGTATCCCGCCGCCACGCTGTATGTGGTGGCCACGCCCATCGGCAATCTGGCGGATATGTCCTTCCGTGCCGCCCATGTGCTGGGGCTGGTGGATGCGGTGGCCTGCGAGGACACGCGCGTCAGCGCCGGCCTGATGCGGCATCTGGGCCTGCACAAGCCCTTGATCGCGGTGCACCAGCACAACGAACATGAGGGCGCGGCCCAGGTGGTGGCGCGCCTGCAGCGCGGCGAGCGGCTGGCCTATATCAGCGATGCCGGCACACCGGCGGTCTCGGACCCCGGCGCGGTGCTGGTGGCGGCGGTGGCCGCCGCCGGCCTGCGCGTGCTGCCCATTCCCGGTGCCAGCAGCGTGGTGACGGCGTTGAGCGCCAGCGGCGATGCGGCCTCGGCCGGATTCCGCTTTGTCGGCTTCCTGCCCACCAAGGCGCAGGAGCGCCGCAGCGCGGCCCAGGCGCTGGCGGGTCAGCCCTACAGCCAGGTGCTGTTCGAGGCGCCGCACCGCATCAGGGCGGTGGTCGATCTGCTGGCCGAACTCTGCCCCGGGCAAGACCTGACCCTGTGCCGCGAGCTCACCAAGCAGTTTGAGACGGTGCACACGGCCAAGGCCGGCGAGATGCCGGCCTGGCTGGCGGCGGATGTGCAGCGCGAGCGCGGCGAATTCGTGCTGGTGTTGCATGCGGCGGCGGTGGTGGTAGCCGGCGATGCCGAGCTGCCCGAGCTGGCCTTGCGCGCGCTGGCGCTGCTGAGCGCCGAGCTGCCGCTCAAGCAGGCCGTGGGCCTGGCGGCGGAGCTCAGCGGTGCCTCGCGCAACCGGCTCTATGAGCGGGCCCTCGAGATCAAGAAGGCCCGCGAAGCTTGACGAGGACGGGCTGAGCCTTAGTTCGGCGCGCTGGCGGCCTTGGCATTGTGCTTGGCGTGGCGGATGTCGTGGCCGGCCGCAAGCTGCATGCGATGCAGCTTGCGGCGCTCATGCTTGGTGACAACGCCATCGGCCTTGGCCTTGGCTTCGGTCTGGTTGATGGCGGCCTGCTCGCGTTCCAGGCGCTGGGTTTCCTTGGCCGTCAGCGAGCCGGAGGCGGCGCCCTGGGCAATGCGGCCCTGCTGATGGGCCTCGCGCTGGTCCACGCGCGGCGTGTTCTGGGCCTGGCTGAGGCCGGCCAGTGCGGACAGTGCAAGCAGGGTGGCGATGCGGATGCTGATGTTCATCTGGGTGCTCCTGGTGAAGGGTGCACAGACAACGCCCGGCGCTTGGGCGGCGCCGACGCCCGCTCTGTAAAGAAGCGTGAAACTCAGGCCGGCGCCAGCTCGGCATTGCGCAGCAATCCGCCCTGGCCCAGCTCGCGCAGGCTCAGGCGCAGGGCCAGCCCGAGCGCGGTCCGCGGCGGCGTGCCGATGAGCTGGCGCAGCTCGCCGTCATCCAGCGCGTGCGGGCGCTGCCAGAGATAGCGCATTTCCAGCAGCGCGCGCCAGCTCGGCAGCAGCGGTGCGGCCAGGCGGATCAAGCCCCAGGGCAGGGTGCCTGCCTCGATGGGGCGGGCGCAGATGCTTTGCATCGCCTCCAGCAAGACCTGACCCTCGATCGCATGGCCAGCGAAGTGGAGGCGGCGATGGCCCCTCAATTGCTCGCGCTGCGCGGCCAGCCGCACGAAGCAGCGCGCCAGATCGGGCAGATAGGCCCAGGCGTGCTGCACATCCAGCGGCCCGGGGTAGACGAGCTTGCCGCGCTGGAGCCGGCTGGCGATGGCCAGATCGAACCAGGAGCCGCCCTGGGCGCCGCCGAAGAAGTCGCCGGCGCGCAGCACCACCGAGTCCAGCCCCTGGCCCGCCGCCGCGGCCATGCCGGCCTCGATGGCGATGCGGATGCGCGCCTTGCTGGTGTTGCCAACCTCGGGCGTGTCCACCCGCAGCAGCGCAGGTAGCTCGTTGCCGAAGTTGTAGACATTGCCCGGCAGCATCAGCAGCGCGCCCAGGCGCAGGGCCAGGTCTTGCGCGGCCCGGGCCAGCGGCAGGGCCAGGCGCTCCCACTCGGTGTAGGGTGGGTTCAGGGCATTGATCACCACGCTGGCGCCCTGTGCCGCGTGCAGCAGCTGTGCCGATGCCAGCGCGTCGCCCTCGAGCCATGCCACGCCAGGGGAGGCCGCCAGGGCGGCCGGCAAGGGCTTGCGGCTTTGCGCCAGGGTGCGCCAACCGGCATTGGCAAAGGCATGGGTGAGCTGCTGGCCGAGCCGGCCGGT
This portion of the Paucibacter sediminis genome encodes:
- a CDS encoding NAD(P)-dependent oxidoreductase, which gives rise to MNAPTRNYDPIPPRKVAFLGLGVMGYPMAGHLARAGHRVTVYNRTPAKAEAWVKEYGGASAATPAAAAAGAEFVFACVGNDDDLRSVVLGEQGAFAGMAAGAIFVDHTTASAEVARELHAAARASGLQFVDAPVSGGQAGAVNGALTVMCGGDAAAFAAAQSVALAFARAVTLVGAPGAGQLAKMVNQICIAGLVQGLAEAIAFGQKAGLDMKQVLDVIGKGAAQSWQMDNRGKTMVDDQFNFGFAVDWMRKDLGLVLDEARRNGARLPVTAVVDQFYADVQALGGGRWDTSSLIKRLK
- a CDS encoding BON domain-containing protein; translation: MTPSNSSPTRRLALLATLAAALLGSACAPLVVGGAMVGGALMATDRRTSGTQVEDEGIEFKVGARLREQLGDRVHISVNSYNRMVLLTGETRNDEDRARAEQIAAQVENVNRVLNEVGVGMLSSISSRSNDVFIAGKVKASLLDARDLMSNAFYTVVERGNVYLMGRVTEREAHRASEVARGVSGVQKVVRAFEIISEEELARITPKPAPTK
- a CDS encoding SIS domain-containing protein gives rise to the protein MLEQRIQQQFFESADLLYQVAEALSRPVATAAQMLVDGITGGGRVLCCGLGASALDASYLAALLVGRFEQDRPGLAAWSLDAQAQLGTSTPDSAAALTRQIQTLGHPGDLLLLFEAQAANAHALKPLLDAAHAQDMSVIALTGSQDEEIRGLLLDTDVQLKVPHSRQARVAEAHRLLAHCLCDAVDLQLLGAGE
- a CDS encoding YraN family protein; its protein translation is MFKWSSTKAQGDAAEDRALHYLQQQGLRLVRRNYRVARGPHARGGEVDLIMLDRDGTLVFVEVRARASTSHGGAAASVTGTKQRRIVFAARHYLLRQATPPPCRFDVLALDGETITWLPAAFDAEQG
- the rsmI gene encoding 16S rRNA (cytidine(1402)-2'-O)-methyltransferase, producing the protein MNIDASLLMQAAAAAAGMQQYPAATLYVVATPIGNLADMSFRAAHVLGLVDAVACEDTRVSAGLMRHLGLHKPLIAVHQHNEHEGAAQVVARLQRGERLAYISDAGTPAVSDPGAVLVAAVAAAGLRVLPIPGASSVVTALSASGDAASAGFRFVGFLPTKAQERRSAAQALAGQPYSQVLFEAPHRIRAVVDLLAELCPGQDLTLCRELTKQFETVHTAKAGEMPAWLAADVQRERGEFVLVLHAAAVVVAGDAELPELALRALALLSAELPLKQAVGLAAELSGASRNRLYERALEIKKAREA
- a CDS encoding NAD(P)H-binding protein, encoding MQQTVLILGATGRLGQQLTHAFANAGWRTLAQSRKPLPAALAASPGVAWLEGDALASAQLLHAAQGASVVINALNPPYTEWERLALPLARAAQDLALRLGALLMLPGNVYNFGNELPALLRVDTPEVGNTSKARIRIAIEAGMAAAAGQGLDSVVLRAGDFFGGAQGGSWFDLAIASRLQRGKLVYPGPLDVQHAWAYLPDLARCFVRLAAQREQLRGHRRLHFAGHAIEGQVLLEAMQSICARPIEAGTLPWGLIRLAAPLLPSWRALLEMRYLWQRPHALDDGELRQLIGTPPRTALGLALRLSLRELGQGGLLRNAELAPA